One genomic window of Eisenibacter elegans DSM 3317 includes the following:
- a CDS encoding IS1 family transposase yields the protein MKNLYEKKEGVLYELYRFEADEMWSFVAKKENKQWIWLVMNTANRQIIAFHVGGRGQEDARALFDKIPAIFKTNATFFTDFWKGYHILEQEKHIAAGKEKGYTNHIERFNNTLRQRCSRLVRETLSFSKKLDNHIGAIKYFTCHYNLLRKTLYL from the coding sequence ATGAAAAACCTGTACGAAAAAAAAGAAGGCGTTTTGTATGAGTTGTATCGCTTTGAGGCAGATGAGATGTGGAGCTTTGTGGCCAAGAAAGAGAACAAACAATGGATTTGGTTGGTAATGAATACAGCTAATCGACAAATTATAGCCTTTCACGTAGGTGGACGAGGGCAAGAAGATGCCCGGGCTTTATTTGACAAAATACCTGCTATTTTCAAGACCAATGCCACTTTCTTTACAGATTTTTGGAAGGGCTATCATATTTTAGAGCAAGAAAAACATATCGCCGCAGGCAAAGAAAAAGGCTATACCAATCATATAGAAAGATTTAACAATACGCTTAGGCAAAGATGCAGCCGTTTGGTGCGTGAAACATTGTCTTTTTCTAAGAAATTAGACAATCATATCGGGGCTATCAAGTACTTCACTTGCCATTATAACCTCCTTAGAAAAACATTATATTTGTAG
- a CDS encoding DUF294 nucleotidyltransferase-like domain-containing protein → MAAPGMVQEMSDFLQHYPPFDQLGAEALRQLSAQVKLQFVPEGERLFAQGQRPLPHFFVVKKGSIRLLQDQSRLLDICDEGDVFGIRAVIGADDYLADALADEDSLLCLVPNEGFRAIIQQHPEVALYMAAGFASGVSVFKPEAFAETHKAQRAWQSKTRFQRQFNPVETIQVALRRTPVTCAPQTSIQAAAALMSHHNVGSILITDDQGLPLGILTDSDLRRKVVANPQAIKTAAVSTVMSSPVRTVKPQLSTAELTQAMMRYKITHLCVTTDGTPQTAALGIISQRDVLTAQGSSPALLVKEMLQTQEVAALAALRDKAAELVEGYVYQDLPMGFVSQVITEINDVLIQQAIRIAQTEMQAQGLPLPQLDFCFLALGSEGRKEQLLRTDQDSALIYQDPPPEEAEAVHQRFLALGQRIVAILEACGFERCRADMMASNPKWCASVSQWQQYFSQWVLSPSPAAVMQTTIFFDFRPIAGEEALADQLKQYIFALLDKQEVFLNFLAKNALQNPPPLSFFRNFIVEKGGDHKDAFDIKARAMMPLTDAARVLTYDQRLPGYGSTQDRFLWIATHVPALKDLAEASAMAYEILMRMRARHGFAHQDSGRYIHPENLNKLERQTLRNIFKTIEKLQQTLESRYRLAYFG, encoded by the coding sequence ATGGCAGCACCCGGAATGGTTCAAGAAATGAGTGATTTTTTGCAGCATTACCCCCCCTTCGACCAGTTGGGAGCAGAAGCGCTGCGTCAACTATCAGCACAGGTCAAGTTGCAGTTTGTTCCCGAAGGCGAACGTTTGTTTGCCCAAGGACAACGGCCCCTGCCCCATTTTTTTGTGGTCAAAAAGGGGAGTATACGCCTCTTACAAGACCAAAGCCGCCTGCTCGACATCTGCGATGAGGGCGATGTATTTGGCATTCGTGCCGTCATCGGTGCCGACGACTACCTAGCCGATGCCCTTGCCGACGAAGACTCGCTCCTGTGCTTGGTGCCCAATGAAGGGTTTCGGGCCATTATCCAACAACACCCGGAGGTGGCCTTGTATATGGCAGCAGGGTTTGCGTCGGGAGTGTCAGTGTTCAAGCCTGAGGCCTTTGCCGAAACCCACAAAGCCCAGCGGGCTTGGCAAAGCAAAACCCGATTTCAGCGGCAGTTCAACCCTGTCGAAACCATCCAAGTTGCGCTACGCCGTACACCCGTTACCTGCGCTCCCCAAACCAGCATCCAAGCCGCTGCCGCCCTGATGAGCCACCACAATGTAGGCTCTATCCTCATCACCGATGACCAAGGGCTGCCCTTGGGTATCCTGACCGACTCAGACCTGAGGCGCAAGGTAGTGGCCAATCCCCAAGCTATCAAGACCGCCGCCGTCAGCACGGTAATGAGCAGCCCCGTGCGTACTGTCAAACCCCAGCTTAGCACCGCAGAGCTGACCCAAGCGATGATGCGTTACAAAATCACCCATCTTTGCGTTACCACAGACGGTACACCGCAGACCGCTGCCTTGGGCATTATCTCACAACGCGATGTATTGACTGCCCAAGGCAGCAGTCCCGCCTTGTTGGTCAAAGAAATGTTACAAACCCAAGAAGTGGCGGCCTTAGCCGCCCTGCGCGACAAGGCCGCCGAGTTAGTCGAAGGATATGTATACCAAGACCTGCCAATGGGCTTTGTCTCTCAGGTGATTACCGAAATCAATGATGTGCTTATCCAACAAGCCATACGCATTGCCCAAACCGAAATGCAAGCCCAAGGGCTGCCCTTGCCCCAGCTCGATTTTTGCTTTTTGGCCTTAGGCAGCGAAGGGCGCAAAGAGCAACTCCTACGCACCGACCAAGACAGCGCTCTCATTTACCAAGACCCACCACCGGAGGAAGCCGAGGCAGTCCACCAGCGTTTTTTGGCCTTGGGGCAGCGGATAGTAGCCATCTTAGAAGCCTGTGGCTTCGAGCGCTGCCGTGCCGATATGATGGCTAGCAACCCCAAATGGTGTGCCTCCGTCAGTCAGTGGCAACAATACTTCAGCCAATGGGTGCTCAGTCCTTCACCGGCAGCAGTGATGCAGACAACCATTTTCTTCGACTTCCGGCCTATTGCCGGAGAGGAGGCCTTGGCCGACCAACTCAAGCAATATATCTTTGCCCTGCTGGATAAACAGGAGGTCTTCCTGAATTTTTTGGCCAAAAATGCCCTCCAAAATCCACCGCCACTGAGCTTCTTCCGCAACTTTATTGTCGAAAAAGGGGGCGATCACAAAGATGCTTTCGATATCAAAGCACGGGCAATGATGCCCCTCACCGATGCAGCCAGAGTACTGACCTACGACCAGCGCCTGCCCGGCTATGGCAGTACCCAAGATCGGTTTTTGTGGATAGCCACACATGTTCCGGCGCTGAAAGATTTGGCCGAAGCCTCTGCGATGGCCTACGAAATCTTGATGCGGATGCGTGCACGGCACGGCTTCGCCCACCAAGATAGTGGGCGGTATATCCATCCCGAAAATCTCAACAAACTCGAACGCCAAACGCTACGCAATATTTTCAAAACCATCGAAAAACTCCAACAAACGCTCGAAAGCCGCTACCGGCTCGCATATTTTGGATAG
- a CDS encoding IS1/IS1595 family N-terminal zinc-binding domain-containing protein: MITCPSCQSQNVKRNGHIHNGKQNHLCKDCGRQFVLHPTHKLISEKEKALINKLLLERISLAGIARAVEVSELWLQSYISELYASCPEDLCADLPDQAAMEAHLEDKFDKYIYEIGALKKTLHRLSLQVHGKILRHLNKI; this comes from the coding sequence ATGATTACTTGTCCTTCTTGCCAAAGCCAAAATGTGAAACGCAATGGGCATATCCACAATGGAAAACAAAACCATTTGTGTAAAGATTGTGGTCGCCAATTTGTGCTTCATCCGACCCATAAATTGATTTCAGAAAAAGAAAAAGCCTTGATAAACAAGCTTTTATTAGAGAGAATATCTTTAGCAGGCATTGCTCGTGCGGTGGAAGTCTCCGAGCTTTGGCTTCAAAGTTACATCAGTGAGTTATATGCTTCTTGCCCTGAGGATTTGTGTGCTGATTTGCCAGACCAAGCCGCTATGGAGGCTCATTTGGAAGATAAATTTGATAAATATATCTATGAAATCGGGGCTTTAAAAAAAACGCTGCACCGCTTGAGCCTGCAGGTTCATGGGAAGATATTGAGGCATTTGAACAAGATTTAA
- a CDS encoding Hsp20/alpha crystallin family protein: MKLFKWNISDIKPKFPNVVEKMFGKKITDDISHNEEIATIPSVNIADENKAFEVSVALPGLDKKDVKIEIQNDCLIISSEKKYEKEEKNKNWMRREYGYASFQRMFQLPESADQDKVQAEMKNGVLSIKVAKKKDYIENKKQIAIQ; the protein is encoded by the coding sequence ATGAAACTGTTCAAGTGGAATATTTCAGATATAAAACCGAAATTTCCAAATGTTGTGGAAAAAATGTTCGGTAAAAAAATAACCGATGACATATCTCATAACGAAGAAATTGCAACAATTCCATCGGTTAATATAGCAGACGAAAACAAGGCTTTTGAAGTAAGTGTGGCTTTGCCCGGACTTGATAAGAAAGACGTAAAAATCGAAATACAAAACGATTGTTTGATTATTTCATCTGAAAAGAAATACGAAAAAGAAGAAAAAAACAAAAACTGGATGCGTCGCGAATACGGCTATGCTTCGTTCCAACGAATGTTTCAATTGCCCGAAAGCGCCGACCAGGATAAGGTTCAGGCTGAAATGAAAAACGGTGTTCTTTCGATTAAAGTGGCAAAGAAAAAAGACTACATCGAAAACAAAAAACAGATTGCTATTCAATAA